The Methanofollis sp. genome includes a window with the following:
- a CDS encoding archaellin/type IV pilin N-terminal domain-containing protein, translating into MKFMKNEEAFTGLEAAIVLIAFVVVAAVFSYVMLGAGFFTSQKSQEVVHSSMAQASSSVEIVGNVVGLGNQSTHKNLTNVLFTISTTAGGSAYDLGDVLMTYTDWGGQSIVNRSSSVDRKTGKVTLGSPGKGNWSVEQILNGNNDTLVQRGEQFLINVSIPSSAKAVSGDQFSLDLKPAVGATLQLKRYVPAQVDNVTLLFE; encoded by the coding sequence ATGAAGTTCATGAAAAATGAAGAAGCATTTACCGGCCTTGAGGCCGCAATCGTGCTCATAGCATTTGTTGTGGTCGCTGCGGTCTTCTCGTATGTGATGCTCGGCGCTGGTTTCTTCACCTCCCAGAAGAGCCAGGAAGTCGTCCACAGCAGTATGGCACAGGCCAGTTCGAGTGTCGAGATCGTCGGCAATGTCGTCGGCCTTGGCAACCAGAGCACCCATAAAAATCTGACGAACGTCCTCTTCACTATCTCGACGACTGCCGGCGGCAGCGCCTATGATCTCGGAGACGTCCTGATGACCTATACCGACTGGGGCGGACAGTCCATCGTCAACCGGAGCAGCTCTGTGGACAGAAAGACCGGTAAAGTGACCCTTGGCTCGCCGGGTAAAGGAAACTGGTCTGTCGAGCAGATCCTCAACGGGAACAACGACACCCTCGTGCAGAGGGGCGAACAGTTCCTCATTAACGTCTCGATCCCGAGTTCTGCAAAAGCAGTCTCCGGGGACCAGTTCTCCCTTGACCTCAAGCCTGCGGTCGGTGCGACCCTCCAGCTGAAGAGGTACGTGCCGGCACAGGTCGACAATGTTACCCTCCTCTTCGAGTGA